In one window of Cellulophaga sp. HaHa_2_95 DNA:
- a CDS encoding restriction endonuclease subunit S: MELEMRKGFKQTEFGTIPNDWKEVNLGKSSVLKARIGWQGLTTAEYLKTGDYFLITGTDFKNGYIDWDNCVYVERIRYDQDKNIQIKVEDVLVTKDGTIGKVAYVDKLPMKTTLNSGVFVIRPINNFYNTRYFYFVLRSRHFKEFLGKLTAGSTISHLYQKDFVHYSFPLPPTLAEQKAIATALSDVDDLISSVDAVIAKKKAIKQGAMQQLLTPPSKGGKRLDGFDGEWERKEVQKFINVGRGGSPRPIQDYITNSPDGVNWIKIGDTSKLSKYITSSKEKIIQDGEVLSRSVKVGDFLLSNSMSFGRPYILKIDGCIHDGWLVLQDYQDYFDIDFLYYTLMSKDVFDQYLQKASGSGVLNLNKELVKVVELNRPTDLKEQKSISQILSDMDRELDELATKKEKYEHIKQGMMQELLNGKTRLV, encoded by the coding sequence ATGGAACTAGAAATGAGAAAAGGTTTTAAACAGACAGAATTTGGAACTATACCTAATGATTGGAAAGAAGTTAATTTAGGAAAGTCATCTGTTCTAAAAGCAAGAATTGGTTGGCAAGGGTTAACTACTGCCGAATATCTAAAAACTGGCGACTACTTTTTAATCACGGGAACAGATTTTAAAAATGGTTACATAGATTGGGATAATTGCGTTTATGTAGAACGAATTCGATATGATCAAGATAAGAATATTCAAATTAAGGTTGAGGATGTTCTAGTTACCAAAGATGGAACTATAGGAAAAGTAGCTTATGTAGATAAGCTTCCTATGAAAACCACTTTAAATAGCGGTGTATTTGTAATTCGACCAATTAACAATTTCTACAATACCAGATATTTTTACTTCGTTTTAAGATCAAGACATTTTAAAGAATTTCTTGGAAAGCTAACTGCTGGTTCAACTATCTCTCATTTATATCAAAAGGATTTTGTTCATTATAGTTTTCCTCTACCACCAACCCTAGCCGAACAAAAAGCCATTGCCACGGCATTAAGTGATGTAGATGATTTGATAAGCAGTGTAGACGCAGTCATCGCCAAAAAGAAAGCCATCAAACAAGGCGCAATGCAACAGTTGTTAACGCCACCTAGCAAAGGTGGTAAACGCTTAGATGGTTTTGATGGGGAATGGGAACGTAAAGAAGTTCAAAAATTTATCAATGTTGGTCGTGGTGGTTCGCCTAGACCAATTCAAGATTACATAACTAATTCACCAGATGGAGTGAATTGGATTAAAATTGGTGATACTAGTAAGCTGAGTAAGTACATTACTAGCTCTAAAGAAAAAATTATACAGGATGGTGAAGTTTTATCTAGATCTGTAAAAGTTGGAGATTTTTTACTGTCCAATTCGATGAGTTTTGGTCGGCCATATATTTTAAAAATTGATGGTTGTATTCACGATGGATGGTTAGTACTGCAAGATTATCAAGATTATTTTGATATAGATTTCTTGTATTACACATTGATGTCAAAAGATGTGTTTGATCAATATCTACAAAAAGCTTCAGGAAGTGGTGTTCTTAACTTAAATAAGGAACTTGTTAAGGTAGTCGAGTTAAATAGACCAACCGACCTAAAAGAGCAAAAATCCATATCACAAATCCTTTCAGATATGGATAGAGAACTTGATGAATTAGCCACCAAAAAAGAGAAATACGAGCATATCAAACAAGGGATGATGCAGGAGTTGCTTAATGGTAAAACTAGGTTGGTGTGA
- a CDS encoding type I restriction-modification system subunit M codes for MAIKKSELYSSLWESCDKLRGAGGMDASQYKDYVLTMLFVKYVSDKYTGDAMSLIEVPQGASFDDMVALKGQPDIGDRINKEILRPLFASNGLEGSLEIVDFNDDEKLGSGKEKVELLSKLIAIFENPALNFKNNRAEDDDVLGDAYEFLMRHFATESGKSKGQFYTPAEVSRILSKVIDVHKADKPSYSAYDPTCGSGSLLLKVAGEAPNGLTLYGQEKDVATKGLAIMNMWLHGYPEASIVGKNTIASPQFKDENGKLKRFDFVVANPPFSIKNWDSGIVPLDDEYNRFRGYGVPPDKNGDYAFLLHIIASLKSTGKGAIILPHGVLFRGNAEAAIRQNIIERKLIKGVIGLPANLFYGTGIPACIIVIDKEDTDSREGIFMMDASKGFIKDGNKNRLREQDIHQIVDVFNTQTEVEKYARFVPFDEIEKNEYNLNIPRYIDTQEAEDIQDLNAHLNGGIPDADIDGLQRFWEVYPTLKSHLFSRFRESYSQLNVAASDIKGAIYEHPEFTAYSDELAFVFDSWKTKIYDDLQGINELTAPKKLEKHISEALLHEYNGKPLVNPYAMYQHFMDYWNDMMKDDVYLLAEDGWVATTKRVLEKNSKGKEVDKGWTCDLIPKQLVIDNYLADEQQALNDLVSTLETKQAEITSYNEEHAGEEGLLADATNDKGAITKTTLTKYLKSIKGDKSEKEAYDLGNKMLTAFAKDATLKKQIKAAETALDELTLKKFGELTEAEVRTLVVDKKWLASIRAVLQSEIDSISQRLTGRIKELAERYENALPQLSEQATTAEEKVASHLAKMGLVWN; via the coding sequence ATGGCAATAAAAAAATCAGAACTCTACTCATCCCTTTGGGAAAGCTGTGATAAGCTAAGAGGCGCAGGCGGAATGGACGCCTCACAATATAAAGACTATGTACTTACGATGCTTTTTGTTAAGTATGTAAGTGATAAATATACGGGCGATGCAATGAGTTTGATAGAAGTACCACAAGGTGCTTCTTTTGACGATATGGTGGCACTAAAAGGACAGCCGGATATAGGCGACCGTATCAATAAAGAAATATTACGACCGCTCTTTGCCTCAAACGGACTAGAAGGCTCGCTGGAGATTGTAGATTTTAATGATGATGAAAAACTAGGTAGCGGTAAAGAGAAAGTAGAACTACTTTCTAAGCTTATTGCCATTTTTGAAAACCCTGCGCTCAACTTTAAAAACAACCGTGCCGAAGATGATGACGTTTTAGGTGATGCCTACGAGTTTTTAATGCGTCACTTTGCTACCGAGTCTGGTAAAAGTAAAGGGCAATTTTATACGCCTGCCGAGGTATCTCGTATTCTTTCTAAAGTGATAGACGTACATAAAGCAGACAAGCCATCGTATAGTGCGTATGACCCAACTTGTGGTTCTGGTTCGCTATTATTAAAAGTAGCTGGTGAAGCACCAAATGGCTTAACACTCTACGGTCAAGAAAAAGACGTAGCGACTAAAGGTCTTGCCATTATGAATATGTGGCTGCATGGTTATCCAGAAGCGTCTATCGTTGGTAAAAACACTATTGCATCACCACAGTTTAAAGATGAAAACGGAAAATTAAAACGTTTTGACTTTGTGGTAGCAAACCCACCATTTTCTATTAAAAACTGGGACAGCGGTATAGTACCATTAGATGATGAATATAATCGTTTTAGAGGTTATGGCGTGCCACCAGATAAAAATGGAGATTATGCCTTTTTACTGCACATTATCGCATCGCTTAAAAGCACTGGTAAAGGTGCTATCATTTTGCCGCACGGTGTCCTCTTTAGAGGTAATGCAGAGGCTGCCATTAGACAAAACATTATAGAACGCAAGCTGATTAAAGGTGTGATAGGTTTGCCTGCCAACTTGTTTTACGGTACTGGTATCCCTGCTTGTATCATTGTGATTGATAAGGAAGATACAGACAGCCGCGAGGGCATCTTTATGATGGACGCCAGCAAAGGCTTTATAAAAGATGGGAATAAAAACCGACTGCGTGAGCAAGACATTCACCAGATTGTAGATGTTTTTAACACACAGACCGAGGTAGAAAAGTATGCACGCTTTGTCCCTTTTGACGAGATTGAGAAAAACGAGTACAACCTCAATATACCACGCTATATAGATACCCAAGAAGCAGAAGATATTCAAGACCTTAATGCGCATCTTAACGGCGGTATTCCAGATGCTGATATAGACGGCTTGCAGCGCTTTTGGGAAGTATACCCTACGCTCAAATCTCATTTGTTTTCTCGCTTTCGCGAAAGCTACTCACAATTAAATGTAGCTGCTAGTGATATAAAAGGTGCCATTTACGAGCATCCAGAATTTACGGCATATAGTGATGAGTTGGCATTTGTTTTTGATAGTTGGAAAACGAAAATCTATGATGACCTACAAGGTATTAATGAACTTACCGCACCCAAAAAACTAGAAAAACACATCTCTGAAGCGCTCCTACACGAGTACAACGGTAAGCCACTGGTAAATCCCTATGCGATGTACCAGCATTTTATGGACTACTGGAATGATATGATGAAGGATGATGTGTACCTACTTGCTGAAGATGGTTGGGTAGCCACCACCAAACGTGTACTAGAAAAAAACAGCAAAGGCAAAGAGGTAGATAAAGGCTGGACCTGTGACTTGATCCCTAAACAACTGGTGATAGACAACTATCTAGCAGACGAACAACAAGCTTTAAACGACTTGGTAAGCACCCTAGAAACTAAGCAAGCCGAAATCACGAGTTACAACGAAGAGCACGCTGGCGAAGAAGGACTACTAGCCGATGCCACTAATGATAAAGGCGCGATTACCAAAACCACACTCACCAAATACCTAAAAAGCATTAAAGGCGATAAAAGCGAAAAAGAAGCCTATGATTTGGGTAACAAAATGTTGACCGCTTTCGCGAAAGATGCCACACTTAAAAAACAAATTAAAGCAGCCGAAACAGCACTGGACGAGCTCACCTTAAAGAAATTTGGCGAACTTACCGAAGCCGAAGTACGCACTTTAGTAGTAGATAAAAAATGGCTCGCATCTATACGTGCCGTGTTACAAAGCGAGATAGACAGCATCTCACAACGCCTTACTGGGCGCATTAAAGAACTGGCAGAGCGCTATGAAAATGCCTTACCACAACTTAGCGAGCAAGCTACAACTGCCGAAGAAAAAGTAGCCAGCCACCTTGCAAAAATGGGATTGGTATGGAACTAG
- a CDS encoding DUF6804 family protein, translating to MKQKSSFGYNNLIKTSLALLFFLCLIDMPYGYFQLVRFLALAGFGFLAYKANQVEKSEQVFIYIALALLFQPFYKIALGRELWNMVDVVVGVGLLISIFIKNKKLL from the coding sequence TTGAAGCAAAAGTCTAGTTTTGGCTATAATAACTTGATAAAAACATCCCTAGCCCTACTCTTCTTCCTATGCCTAATAGATATGCCCTATGGCTATTTTCAATTAGTACGATTTTTGGCATTGGCGGGTTTTGGATTTTTAGCTTACAAGGCTAACCAAGTAGAGAAGAGTGAGCAGGTATTTATTTATATAGCCCTTGCCCTACTCTTTCAACCATTTTACAAGATTGCTTTAGGTAGGGAATTATGGAATATGGTTGATGTGGTGGTTGGTGTCGGATTACTGATTTCAATATTTATAAAAAACAAAAAATTACTTTAA
- a CDS encoding DUF4407 domain-containing protein: MNRINRFFWWCAGANIQILQKCPTDHAKYFGVGGTIVFTALMASFAGGYAFFTAFKSIIPSLFFGAFWGLLIFNLDRYIVSTIGKGDGTQKITKEEWKIAAPRLIMAVLLGFVISTPLELKIFETEIQTVVERLKIDKSEDLKDRDVSFNNEFDELNARLSKVESDISDLTNNKKKLTENAGSYYEERKNELLIDSRQKESELNSIQNKVNSLHGYYIKAINDSLPSSIISSRKSSRNLQINSRNNLRSEKKQIDDQIIALTENKGEAIMNEQQKIDKQITLLITEKESLLDKKQQMEIIRTAKRTNYDNKVENYDGFAAHLEAMSILTSEKSAIFWAKWLLTLLFIFIEVAPVLFKLMAESGPYDDIMDRIKHESAVSEKEKISEINDRINTSIKISTEKNQNRLDAEILGNKALLHKIALAQAEIAELAIEKWKEEEIKKLNVGVNHIINGQAKETSFEAKV, translated from the coding sequence ATGAATAGAATTAATAGATTTTTTTGGTGGTGCGCAGGTGCCAACATCCAAATTTTACAGAAATGCCCAACAGACCACGCAAAATACTTTGGTGTTGGCGGTACAATTGTTTTTACAGCACTCATGGCTAGCTTTGCTGGCGGCTATGCATTTTTTACTGCTTTTAAGTCTATAATACCTTCTTTATTCTTTGGTGCTTTTTGGGGGCTATTGATATTTAATTTAGATAGATATATTGTTTCTACAATTGGTAAAGGAGATGGAACTCAAAAAATTACAAAAGAAGAATGGAAAATAGCTGCCCCAAGGTTAATTATGGCTGTACTCTTAGGATTTGTAATTTCAACTCCATTAGAATTAAAAATTTTTGAAACAGAAATACAGACTGTAGTAGAAAGATTAAAAATAGATAAATCTGAAGATCTAAAAGATAGAGATGTCTCTTTTAATAATGAATTTGATGAATTAAATGCTAGACTTTCAAAAGTAGAAAGTGACATTAGTGATCTAACAAATAACAAAAAAAAACTTACTGAAAATGCTGGATCATACTATGAAGAACGTAAAAATGAGCTACTAATAGATTCTAGGCAAAAAGAATCTGAATTAAATTCTATCCAAAATAAAGTAAACAGTCTTCACGGTTACTACATAAAAGCGATAAATGATTCTCTGCCCTCTTCTATAATTAGCAGCCGGAAGTCTAGCCGAAATTTACAGATTAATTCAAGGAATAATCTAAGGAGCGAAAAAAAGCAAATAGATGATCAAATTATAGCACTCACAGAAAATAAAGGAGAGGCTATAATGAATGAGCAACAGAAAATTGATAAACAGATTACCTTATTAATTACAGAGAAAGAATCATTGCTAGATAAGAAACAACAAATGGAAATAATTAGAACCGCTAAACGTACCAATTACGATAATAAGGTTGAAAATTATGACGGCTTTGCTGCGCATTTAGAAGCAATGAGTATTTTAACTAGCGAGAAATCTGCAATATTTTGGGCTAAATGGCTATTGACTCTTCTATTTATTTTTATTGAAGTGGCTCCTGTTTTATTTAAACTTATGGCAGAGTCTGGACCCTATGATGATATTATGGACAGAATAAAACATGAATCAGCAGTTTCTGAGAAAGAAAAAATTTCAGAAATTAATGACCGAATAAATACCTCAATTAAAATATCTACTGAAAAAAACCAGAACCGGCTAGATGCCGAAATTTTAGGCAATAAAGCTTTATTACATAAAATTGCCCTTGCGCAAGCAGAAATAGCCGAATTAGCCATTGAAAAATGGAAAGAAGAAGAGATAAAGAAGTTAAATGTAGGTGTTAATCATATTATTAATGGACAGGCGAAAGAAACATCATTTGAAGCAAAAGTCTAG
- a CDS encoding phospholipase D-like domain-containing protein, protein MTKVYFDNIHLEIIRQIDSAKFDLKICIAWFTDYQIYKNLVKKAKDGIKVEVIIANHKHNKNSKVNFKELLKHNGRVSYIGNLNDGSRDSFMHNKFCIIDDITIVTGSYNWSYKARKNAENILVLNNDKELAKEFIRKFNELKPEYGFAIKDNEVTLLPIENIMSKWDHNPINKSETISSANIVDKF, encoded by the coding sequence ATGACCAAAGTCTACTTTGATAACATACACTTAGAAATTATAAGACAAATTGATAGCGCTAAATTTGATCTGAAAATTTGTATTGCTTGGTTTACAGATTATCAGATTTATAAAAACTTAGTTAAAAAAGCAAAAGACGGTATTAAGGTTGAAGTAATAATTGCCAATCATAAACATAATAAAAACTCAAAAGTTAATTTCAAAGAGTTATTAAAACACAATGGTAGGGTTAGCTATATAGGCAACTTAAACGATGGTTCAAGAGATAGCTTTATGCATAACAAATTCTGTATAATTGATGATATTACCATTGTTACTGGTTCCTATAATTGGTCTTATAAAGCAAGAAAAAATGCTGAAAACATCTTGGTGTTAAACAATGACAAAGAACTTGCTAAAGAGTTTATTAGAAAATTTAATGAGTTAAAACCTGAATATGGTTTTGCTATTAAAGATAATGAAGTAACGTTATTACCTATAGAAAATATCATGTCTAAATGGGATCACAACCCCATCAATAAATCTGAAACAATATCAAGTGCTAACATCGTAGATAAATTTTAA
- a CDS encoding vWA domain-containing protein, translating into MDKSNTKQWSSATPGYIIFLVDQSGSMSEPYGEGKTKSEFTALVINRTINELINTNMDGEKVKDRLFISMIGYGGSSPLAVDDIRSDYLSSFADHPIRMESLKKKVSDGAGGLIEINEEMPIFIEPVANGLTPMAEALSFAKELIDGWLTKKPDNPAPVIINISDGLPYTGGKAVDTSKSILVSEEIMKISSMDGNPLLFNCHLGDGGGKVYKFSESENEILDEQAKFLFNISSKVPESYKQAANKQDLKVSPESRGFVSNADPDLFIKFINFGSSGGATDKIA; encoded by the coding sequence ATGGATAAATCAAACACAAAACAATGGAGTTCAGCAACTCCAGGTTACATAATTTTCTTAGTAGATCAATCTGGTTCTATGTCCGAACCTTATGGTGAAGGTAAAACCAAATCAGAATTTACAGCATTAGTAATTAATAGAACCATAAACGAGCTAATTAATACTAATATGGATGGTGAAAAAGTTAAAGATCGATTATTCATTTCTATGATAGGTTACGGCGGAAGTAGTCCTTTGGCTGTAGATGATATTAGATCTGATTATTTAAGTTCTTTTGCTGATCACCCTATTAGAATGGAGTCCTTGAAGAAAAAGGTTTCGGATGGTGCTGGTGGATTAATTGAAATTAATGAAGAAATGCCAATATTTATTGAACCTGTGGCCAATGGCTTGACCCCAATGGCAGAAGCTCTTTCTTTTGCAAAGGAATTAATTGATGGCTGGTTGACTAAAAAACCCGACAACCCAGCGCCAGTAATAATAAATATTTCCGACGGATTACCTTATACAGGAGGCAAAGCCGTAGACACAAGTAAATCTATATTAGTATCAGAGGAGATCATGAAAATATCATCAATGGATGGCAATCCATTATTATTTAATTGTCATTTGGGAGATGGTGGCGGAAAAGTCTATAAATTCTCTGAATCAGAAAATGAAATTTTAGATGAGCAGGCCAAATTTTTATTTAACATTTCTAGCAAAGTTCCTGAATCTTACAAGCAAGCTGCAAACAAACAAGATTTAAAAGTTAGTCCCGAATCTAGAGGTTTTGTTTCTAATGCAGATCCAGATTTATTTATCAAATTTATCAATTTTGGTTCTTCAGGTGGAGCTACCGATAAAATTGCTTAA
- a CDS encoding thermonuclease family protein, with translation MRRIVVNTGSSVLKSIILALVLLLSLGCKNNNTNKDHQFASFFNAVQDSTVKDTLKPKYLEAKIIRILDGDTVEVLYGELPIKLRLAHIDCPEKRGKQPFGNKAKIALSDLCFGQMVQIDSDKKFDRNGRLIGVIFNADGLNVNKEMVRLGMAWHYKKYSDDMSYDLLEKEARKNKVGLWIDPNPIAPWAFR, from the coding sequence ATGAGAAGAATAGTAGTAAATACGGGTAGCTCGGTACTAAAAAGCATTATTTTAGCTTTAGTGCTTTTGTTGTCCTTAGGATGTAAAAATAATAACACAAATAAAGACCATCAATTTGCTTCTTTTTTTAATGCAGTTCAAGATTCAACGGTAAAGGACACATTAAAACCCAAATATTTAGAAGCTAAAATCATAAGAATTTTAGATGGTGACACTGTTGAGGTATTATATGGAGAGCTACCCATAAAATTACGATTAGCACATATAGATTGTCCAGAGAAAAGAGGAAAGCAGCCTTTTGGAAATAAGGCTAAAATAGCCTTGTCAGATTTATGCTTTGGACAAATGGTACAAATCGATTCAGATAAAAAATTTGATCGTAATGGTAGGTTAATTGGAGTGATTTTTAATGCAGACGGTTTGAATGTAAATAAAGAAATGGTGCGGTTAGGAATGGCGTGGCACTATAAAAAATACTCCGATGATATGAGTTATGATCTACTAGAAAAAGAAGCCAGAAAAAATAAAGTGGGTTTATGGATAGATCCAAACCCCATCGCTCCGTGGGCTTTTCGTTAG
- a CDS encoding oleate hydratase — translation MSKETIKAYCLGGGLGSLAAAAFMIRDGGILGSQITIFEKLPSLGGCLDGARLEDGSYSLRGGRMLTTDAYECFWGLFQDIPSIHNKGMSVKEETIAFNKKHIAHSQARLVDKNRHIVDTTTMNFTMHDRLEFLTLLEASEEKLGTSKITDWLSPEFFTTNFWYMWQTTFAFEPWHSAVEFKRYLHRFMNEFPRINTLAGVKRTEYNQYDSLVRPLQAWLQEKGVNFELATTVDDIAVEDIDGKVTVTSVGVIGPKGAKQVAVAPDDLVIFQNGSMVDASSIGSMEQAPAKKTKADSKGWTLWEKLAKGRPDFGNPAPFNTSIPESFWESFTVTFKTSEFFDKLEKMSGNKAGTGGLVTFKDSSWLMSVVLYNQPHFIGQPDDVFILWGYALYGNRVGDFVPKTMIECNGQEILTELAGHFNFDDSVFEDAVCVPCRMPYITSMFMPRATSDRPKPVPASSKNLAFVSQFVEIPDDVVFTVEYSVRAAQTAVYQLLNIDREIPKITKHDKSPKVLLDSVIKSFV, via the coding sequence ATGTCAAAAGAAACAATTAAAGCGTATTGTTTAGGAGGAGGACTAGGTTCATTAGCTGCTGCAGCTTTTATGATTAGAGATGGTGGAATACTAGGTTCTCAAATTACAATTTTTGAAAAGCTCCCTTCCTTAGGAGGGTGTTTAGATGGGGCAAGACTTGAAGATGGGAGTTATTCGCTTCGTGGAGGTAGAATGCTTACCACAGATGCTTACGAATGTTTTTGGGGTTTATTTCAAGACATCCCTTCTATACATAATAAAGGCATGTCTGTAAAAGAGGAAACTATAGCCTTTAATAAAAAACATATAGCGCATTCTCAAGCGCGTTTGGTAGATAAAAACCGTCATATTGTAGATACGACTACCATGAATTTTACCATGCATGATAGGTTGGAGTTTCTTACCTTATTAGAAGCATCCGAAGAAAAACTAGGAACATCAAAAATTACAGACTGGTTGTCACCAGAATTTTTTACCACCAATTTTTGGTATATGTGGCAAACAACCTTTGCTTTTGAACCTTGGCATAGTGCGGTAGAGTTTAAGCGTTACTTACATCGTTTCATGAATGAGTTTCCAAGAATTAATACCCTTGCAGGGGTAAAAAGAACGGAATACAATCAGTACGATTCTTTGGTACGCCCATTACAAGCTTGGTTGCAAGAGAAAGGAGTGAATTTTGAATTAGCGACTACTGTTGATGACATAGCTGTTGAAGATATTGATGGAAAAGTAACGGTAACTTCGGTAGGCGTTATTGGACCAAAAGGAGCGAAACAGGTGGCTGTTGCTCCAGATGATCTTGTTATTTTTCAAAATGGTTCTATGGTTGATGCTTCTAGTATTGGTTCTATGGAACAGGCTCCAGCGAAAAAAACAAAAGCAGATAGTAAGGGGTGGACGCTTTGGGAGAAATTAGCGAAAGGGAGACCAGATTTTGGAAATCCAGCACCTTTTAATACGAGTATTCCAGAATCTTTTTGGGAATCATTTACTGTTACGTTTAAGACATCGGAGTTTTTTGATAAATTAGAAAAAATGTCAGGCAATAAAGCTGGTACCGGTGGTTTGGTAACGTTCAAAGATTCTAGTTGGTTAATGTCTGTGGTGTTATATAACCAGCCACATTTTATAGGGCAGCCAGATGATGTCTTTATCTTATGGGGGTATGCGTTATATGGAAACCGAGTAGGAGATTTTGTACCTAAAACCATGATTGAATGTAATGGGCAGGAGATCCTAACAGAACTAGCAGGTCATTTTAATTTTGATGATAGTGTGTTTGAAGATGCGGTGTGTGTACCTTGTAGAATGCCTTACATTACGTCTATGTTTATGCCACGAGCTACTAGTGATAGACCAAAACCAGTGCCGGCAAGTTCTAAAAATTTAGCTTTTGTAAGTCAGTTTGTAGAAATTCCGGATGATGTGGTCTTTACGGTAGAGTATTCGGTAAGAGCTGCACAAACGGCCGTATATCAATTATTAAATATTGATCGTGAAATTCCTAAAATCACAAAACATGATAAATCACCTAAAGTACTTTTAGACTCTGTGATCAAATCATTTGTATAG
- a CDS encoding Na+/H+ antiporter NhaC family protein — MENYGLLSILPPVIAIILALKTKQVYIALLFGIWFSWLIMSDWNVLTGTLATIEGMVNVFKSEGNTRTIMFSALVGALLLFIQYSKGVEGFINQLNKVIHFFEKKQKGYSRVVVQLLAVLTGLLLFVETSISSLTVGTLYRPVFDKLKIPREKLAYIADSSSAPSSILIPFNAWGAFIMGLLVTQGLDNPFGLLLSSIAYNFYPILAIAIVFVVILTKKDIGPMAKAEKRTRETGKLLNDNSKPMLSSEVTSLAPKEGIKARAYNMIVPLATMVFMMPINLVYTGWSAVENATSFSDHVFQAIGKGSGSSSVLYAVLTAILVAMIMYRSQKIMKTKEMIDLVLKGISELMPLALLMLLAFAIGDACNQLGTGAFVADWSKDWLSPEFLPAIIFVISSFIAFSTGTSWGTFAIMMAIAVPMAEVHGAPLTLVIAATLGGGIFGDHCSPISDTSIISSMASASDHIDHVNTQLPYALIGGGITVVLYLILGFVMN; from the coding sequence ATGGAAAACTACGGCTTACTCTCAATTTTGCCACCCGTTATTGCAATTATTTTAGCGCTTAAAACAAAACAAGTATATATAGCCTTACTTTTCGGTATTTGGTTTTCTTGGTTGATTATGAGCGATTGGAATGTGCTGACAGGAACATTGGCCACCATAGAGGGTATGGTAAATGTTTTTAAATCTGAAGGCAACACTAGAACTATAATGTTTAGTGCCCTTGTTGGGGCATTACTCTTATTTATTCAATACTCCAAAGGGGTAGAAGGTTTTATAAACCAATTGAATAAGGTGATTCATTTCTTTGAAAAAAAGCAAAAAGGGTATAGTAGAGTAGTGGTGCAATTATTAGCGGTGCTTACGGGCTTATTATTATTTGTAGAAACAAGCATTAGCTCCTTAACGGTAGGAACACTGTATAGACCCGTTTTCGATAAACTAAAAATACCAAGAGAGAAGTTGGCATATATTGCCGATTCTAGTTCTGCCCCTTCCTCCATTTTAATTCCTTTTAATGCTTGGGGAGCTTTTATTATGGGTTTGTTAGTGACGCAAGGTTTAGATAATCCTTTTGGTTTATTGCTCTCTTCTATAGCCTATAATTTTTATCCAATATTGGCTATTGCCATTGTTTTTGTGGTGATTTTGACCAAAAAAGACATTGGCCCGATGGCTAAGGCTGAGAAAAGAACAAGAGAAACAGGAAAGTTATTAAATGATAATTCTAAACCCATGCTCTCTAGTGAGGTAACTTCATTAGCGCCAAAAGAAGGTATAAAGGCAAGAGCGTATAATATGATTGTGCCCTTGGCAACCATGGTTTTTATGATGCCAATTAATTTAGTTTATACGGGTTGGAGTGCTGTGGAGAATGCTACTTCCTTTTCAGATCATGTTTTCCAGGCCATAGGGAAAGGCTCAGGGTCATCGTCTGTGTTATATGCGGTACTTACGGCTATTCTGGTGGCTATGATCATGTATAGATCTCAAAAAATTATGAAGACCAAAGAAATGATTGATTTGGTTTTAAAAGGAATAAGTGAATTAATGCCTCTAGCATTATTAATGTTATTAGCCTTTGCCATTGGCGATGCTTGTAATCAATTAGGAACAGGAGCTTTTGTGGCAGATTGGTCAAAAGATTGGTTGTCACCAGAGTTTTTGCCAGCAATTATTTTTGTAATAAGTTCATTTATAGCATTCTCTACAGGCACTTCATGGGGTACTTTTGCTATCATGATGGCTATTGCAGTGCCTATGGCAGAAGTACATGGTGCGCCATTAACGCTGGTAATAGCAGCAACTTTAGGGGGAGGTATTTTTGGAGACCACTGTTCTCCGATATCAGATACGTCTATTATTTCGTCTATGGCATCGGCCAGTGATCATATAGATCATGTGAATACACAGTTGCCTTATGCCTTAATTGGCGGTGGAATTACCGTAGTATTGTACTTAATTTTAGGTTTTGTTATGAATTAA